The genomic DNA TGAAGGGGCTGAAAGAAAGCGGCTATGCCGTCGACCACGTCGGCGACGGCGAGACGGGGCTGCACATGGCGATCGGCGAGCCCTATGACGCGGCGATCATCGACGTGATGCTGCCGAAGCTCGACGGGCTCGCTCTCATCAGCGAGCTGCGCCGGGAAAAAAACCAGCTCCCCGTGATCATTTTGAGCGCCCGGGGCTCCACCGGCGATCGCGTCAAGGGTCTGGAAACGGGCAGCGACGACTACCTCACGAAGCCCTTTGCCTTCTCCGAGCTTTTGGCCCGCGTGCAGGCATTGC from Candidatus Binatia bacterium includes the following:
- a CDS encoding response regulator translates to MRLLLVEDDAKTASFILKGLKESGYAVDHVGDGETGLHMAIGEPYDAAIIDVMLPKLDGLALISELRREKNQLPVIILSARGSTGDRVKGLETGSDDYLTKPFAFSELLARVQAL